One Myxocyprinus asiaticus isolate MX2 ecotype Aquarium Trade chromosome 20, UBuf_Myxa_2, whole genome shotgun sequence genomic region harbors:
- the LOC127411051 gene encoding BTB/POZ domain-containing protein KCTD3-like, giving the protein MAGICNSSTSGIGDIIQLNVGGTRFSTSRQTLTWIPDSFFSSLLSGRISTLRDETGAIFIDRDPTTFAPILNFLRTKELDLRGVNISILRHEAEFYGITPLVRRLLLCEELERSSCGSVLFHGYLPPPAIPARSAAGGQAAGQEERSVPSGAEGSFPRSCPQSSLPGPCGADGPQRLGSPVDPRKVLIVAGHHNWIVAAYAHFVICYRIKESSGWQQVFSSPYLDWAIERVALNAKVVGGPHGDKDKMVAASSESSIILWSIQDGGSGSEIGVFSLGVPVDSLFFIGSQLVATSHTGKVGVWNAVTQHWQVQDVVPITSCDTAGSFLLLGCNNGSIYYIDVQKFPLRMKDNDLLVTDLYHDPSNDAITALSVYLTPKTSVSGNWIEIAYGTSSGAVRVIVQHPETVGSGPQLFQTFTVHRSPVTKIMLSEKHLVSVCADNNHVRTWTVTRFRGMISTQPGSTPLASFKIISLEETESHSSYSSGNDIGPFGERDDQQVFIQKVIPITNKLFVRLSSTGKRICEVQAVDGTTITCFTVRECEGSSRMGSRPRRYLFTGHANGSIQMWDLSTAMDTVNKSDDKSKREPEVGGPTEEELLKLLDQCDLSTSRCATPNISPAPSVLQHSRLRESSSSLQLQAQEPIPETATYGALRPYRESPLLARARRTESFHSYRDFHSLNLTKALLENTGQCGSTEEEMRPSTGESIAEDSEKRNSTTELWGSRVSETQSAAARKPPDSPADQRRRSHLMDEGSLECRPEGGRRRGAFETNFLGRKKAPPVPQLSSPPAGADGASSDSSSTASPSPTKLSTSPRHRKDPESACE; this is encoded by the exons ATGGCTGGAATTTGTAACAGTTCAACATCTGGAATTGGTGACATCATCCAACTAAATGTCGGTGGAACGAG ATTTAGCACGTCAAGACAGACTCTGACATGGATCCCTGACTCTTTCTTCTCAAG TTTACTTAGTGGGAGAATATCAACGCTACGGGATGAAACTGGAGCT atatttattgaCAGAGACCCAACAACATTTGCCCCTATTTTAAACTTCCTTCGAACAAAAGAATTAGACTTAAG GGGGGTTAACATAAGCATCCTGAGACATGAAGCGGAGTTCTATGGTATTACACCTTTAG TTCGACGTTTACTTCTTTGTGAAGAACTGGAACGATCTTCATGTGGAAGTGTGCTCTTTCATGGCTACCTCCCTCCACCAG CTATCCCAGCCCGGAGCGCTGCTGGTGGACAGGCTGCAGGCCAGGAAGAGCGTTCGGTTCCCAGTGGAGCAGAGGGGAGTTTCCCACGTTCTTGCCCACAGTCTTCTCTCCCTGGGCCCTGTGGGGCAGATGGACCTCAAAGACTGG GATCACCAGTCGACCCTAGGAAGGTGCTGATTGTCGCTGGCCATCATAACTGGATTGTAGCTGCCTATGCACATTTTGTCATTTGTTACAG GATAAAGGAATCATCTGGCTGGCAGCAGGTGTTCTCCAGCCCATACCTGGACTGGGCCATTGAGCGGGTGGCCCTCAATGCTAAAGTAGTGGGCGGgccacatggagacaaagataaGATGGTTGCAGCATCTTCTGAGAGCAGCATTATACTCTGGAGTATCCAGGATGGAGGGAGTGGAAGTGAAATAG GTGTGTTCAGCCTTGGGGTGCCTGTTGACTCCTTGTTTTTCATTGGGAGTCAACTTGTTGCCACCAGTCACACAGGAAAGGTAGGAGTGTGGAATGCCGTCACCCAGCATTGGCAG GTGCAGGATGTAGTGCCCATTACAAGCTGTGACACTGCTGGCTCCTTCCTCTTGCTTGGCTGTAACAATGGCTCAATTTATTATATCG ATGTGCAGAAGTTTCCACTGAGAATGAAGGACAATGACTTGTTGGTGACAGACCTGTACCACGACCCATCCAATGATGCTATCACAGCCCTCAGTGTCTACCTAACTCCTAAAACCA GTGTGAGTGGGAACTGGATTGAGATTGCTTATGGAACCAGCTCAGGGGCCGTGCGTGTTATCGTACAGCATCCAGAGACTGTAGGATCTGGACCACAGCTCTTCCAGACCTTCACTGTCCACCGCAGCCCCGTCACTAAGATCATGCTCTCTGAGAAGCACTTAGTGTCAG TGTGCGCTGACAACAACCACGTACGCACATGGACGGTGACACGGTTCAGAGGCATGATCTCCACCCAACCAGGATCTACTCCACTGGCATCCTTTAAGATCATCTCACTGGAGGAGACGGAGAGCCACAGCAGCTATTCCTCTGGCAATGACATTG GTCCATTTGGAGAGAGAGACGACCAGCAGGTGTTCATTCAGAAAGTCATTCCCATTACCAACAAACTCTTTGTTCGTCTTTCCTCTACTGGGAAAAG GATCTGTGAAGTGCAGGCGGTAGACGGCACCACCATCACATGTTTCACAGTGCGAGAGTGTGAGGGCTCCAGCCGTATGGGCTCCAGACCCCGCCGTTACCTCTTCACTGGCCACGCAAATGGCAGCATTCAGATGTGGGACCTAAGTACAGCCATGGACACGGTCAACAAAAGCGACGACAAGAGCAAGCGGGAGCCAG AGGTGGGAGGTCCAACTGAAGAGGAGCTGCTGAAGCTCCTTGACCAATGTGATTTGAGCACATCTCGTTGTGCCACGCCCAACATCAGCCCTGCCCCCTCTGTGCTGCAACATAGCCGACTACGGGAGTCCTCCTCCAG TCTTCAATTGCAGGCTCAAGAGCCTATCCCTGAGACAGCCACTTACGGAGCCCTGCGCCCATACAGAGAGAGCCCCTTACTAGCCCGTGCTCGACGCACAGAGAGCTTCCACAGCTACCGAGACTTCCACAGCCTAAATCTGACCAAGGCCCTGCTGGAGAACACCGGACAGTGTGGATCCACTGAGGAAGAGATGCGGCCATCTACGGGGGAGAGCATTGCTGAGGATAGTGAGAAAAGGAACTCCACCACGGAGCTTTGGGGGAGCAGAGTGTCTGAAACCCAGTCTGCAGCTGCACGCAAACCCCCAGACAGCCCTGCAGACCAGCGAAGGAGGTCCCATTTGATGGATGAGGGGTCTTTGGAGTGCAGACCAGAGGGAGGGAGGAGGAGAGGGGCATTTGAAACAAATTTTCTGGGTAGAAAAAAGGCACCTCCTGTTCCGCAACTGAGCTCCCCACCTGCAGGGGCCGATGGAGCGAGCAGTGACTCATCCAGCACTGCCTCCCCATCTCCAACTAAACTGTCCACATCTCCACGCCATCGCAAGGACCCTGAAAGTGCATGTGAGTGA